A single region of the Actinoplanes sp. SE50/110 genome encodes:
- a CDS encoding STAS domain-containing protein, whose amino-acid sequence MIEEVTSLDADGNTTTVSLRGEIDVLTVEQVRVALGEAVTGRPRQIVVDMAAVAFIDSTGLGALISGFQRARDQGIAFQLAHPSPNVRQILVLSGFLEVVQVTP is encoded by the coding sequence GTGATCGAAGAAGTGACGAGCCTGGATGCCGACGGCAACACGACCACCGTTTCGCTGCGCGGTGAGATCGACGTGCTGACCGTGGAGCAGGTCCGGGTCGCTCTGGGCGAGGCGGTCACCGGCCGCCCGCGGCAGATCGTGGTGGACATGGCCGCGGTCGCGTTCATCGACTCGACCGGCCTCGGCGCGCTGATCTCCGGCTTCCAGCGGGCCCGTGACCAGGGCATCGCCTTCCAGCTCGCGCACCCGAGCCCCAACGTCCGTCAGATTCTGGTGCTCAGCGGGTTCCTGGAGGTCGTTCAGGTCACCCCGTGA